A single genomic interval of Roseomonas aeriglobus harbors:
- a CDS encoding M48 family metalloprotease: MPKDVYLKLKRCLFRATVASCAFLTLSAAAPDTLDRAAILRTLLAQDVAVTEIGSRQQIAAIGLCRDRGWVTGMTLQALTQFGRDYRDDARRLFAFGDRPIVFAVAPDGPAARAGLMTGDTVLAIDGVQTGKVDPAGAATVADSERAVDLLDSTMRDGQATLTIERAGQRLTRTIHGAPACRARFEVRAGSDTNASADATRVQISSDLIDPDRARQDVAPVLAHELAHIILRHPQTLARNFRGLLPGFGKGGAAIRASEIAADRLSLYLLDRAGYSADDAVAFWTKFLRANDPGLLSDRTHPGWKTRVAALQAELARLKALKASGQPVEPPADLLTPLR; this comes from the coding sequence ATGCCAAAAGATGTTTACCTAAAGCTTAAGCGGTGCCTGTTTCGGGCGACGGTGGCGTCCTGCGCCTTTCTCACGCTGTCTGCCGCGGCGCCCGACACTCTCGATCGTGCAGCGATTCTGCGGACGTTGCTCGCGCAGGATGTCGCGGTGACCGAGATTGGCAGCCGTCAGCAGATCGCCGCCATCGGGCTGTGCCGGGATCGGGGCTGGGTCACAGGTATGACCCTGCAGGCACTGACCCAATTCGGTCGCGACTATCGCGATGACGCCCGCAGGCTGTTCGCGTTCGGCGATCGACCGATCGTTTTCGCGGTCGCGCCGGATGGTCCCGCGGCGCGAGCCGGTTTGATGACCGGCGATACGGTTTTGGCGATCGATGGCGTTCAGACCGGGAAGGTTGATCCCGCCGGTGCGGCAACCGTGGCGGACAGCGAACGCGCCGTTGACCTGCTCGATTCCACGATGCGCGATGGCCAGGCGACGCTCACGATCGAGCGGGCGGGTCAGCGCCTCACCCGAACGATCCACGGCGCGCCCGCGTGTCGTGCCCGCTTCGAGGTTCGCGCCGGCAGCGATACCAACGCGAGCGCGGATGCGACGCGGGTCCAGATCTCGAGCGACCTCATCGATCCGGATCGTGCCCGGCAAGATGTCGCGCCGGTGCTTGCGCATGAACTCGCGCATATCATCCTACGGCATCCCCAGACGCTCGCGCGTAACTTTCGGGGGCTGCTTCCCGGCTTCGGCAAGGGCGGGGCGGCGATCCGGGCGAGCGAGATCGCGGCCGATCGGTTGAGCCTCTATCTGCTAGACCGCGCCGGTTACAGCGCGGACGACGCGGTCGCCTTCTGGACCAAATTCCTGCGCGCGAATGATCCGGGCCTGCTGTCCGATCGAACCCATCCGGGGTGGAAGACCCGTGTCGCGGCCCTCCAGGCCGAACTGGCGCGCCTCAAGGCCCTTAAGGCCAGCGGCCAGCCGGTCGAACCGCCGGCGGACCTGCTCACGCCGTTGCGATGA
- a CDS encoding serine/threonine protein phosphatase, with the protein MFRSLFGKSRISPPRPRVPDDLRVYAIGDIHGRADLLDDVLARIDADHAARAPKRRLIIALGDLIDRGPDSAGVVERIMGLAGPDVRVLAGNHEELMLLTLDGDREAARIFARAGGRETILSYGVREEDYERADFGEMVDLMRAHIPQRHIDFVRNLEDVIEVGDYAFVHAGIRPGVPLDQQKPEHLRWIRTGFLDHKHSHPRMIVHGHTITESVDERSNRIGIDTGAYASGVLTAIGLDGEDRWFIATA; encoded by the coding sequence ATGTTTCGATCCCTGTTCGGCAAATCCCGCATCAGCCCGCCACGCCCGCGCGTTCCGGACGACCTGCGCGTCTATGCCATCGGCGACATCCACGGTCGCGCCGACCTGCTCGACGATGTGCTGGCGCGTATCGACGCCGACCATGCCGCGCGCGCGCCGAAGCGCCGGCTGATCATCGCGCTGGGCGACCTGATCGACCGTGGCCCCGACAGTGCGGGCGTCGTCGAGCGGATCATGGGATTGGCCGGCCCCGACGTCCGCGTGCTGGCGGGCAATCACGAAGAATTGATGCTTTTGACGCTGGACGGCGACCGCGAGGCGGCGCGCATCTTCGCCCGTGCCGGGGGGCGGGAAACGATCCTGAGCTACGGCGTCCGCGAAGAAGACTATGAGCGGGCCGATTTCGGCGAGATGGTCGATCTGATGCGCGCGCACATTCCGCAGCGCCACATCGACTTTGTCCGCAACCTCGAGGATGTGATCGAGGTCGGCGACTATGCCTTCGTCCACGCGGGCATCCGCCCAGGCGTGCCGCTGGACCAACAGAAGCCAGAGCATCTGCGCTGGATCCGCACGGGCTTCCTCGATCACAAGCACTCGCACCCGCGCATGATCGTCCACGGCCATACGATCACCGAGTCGGTCGACGAACGATCGAACCGGATCGGTATCGACACCGGCGCCTATGCCTCGGGCGTGCTTACCGCGATCGGCCTCGATGGCGAGGACCGCTGGTTCATCGCAACGGCGTGA
- the wecC gene encoding UDP-N-acetyl-D-mannosamine dehydrogenase: MTSGSELTVAVLGLGYIGLPTAAVIARTGAQVLGVDVTPSVVDTVNSGRVHIEEVDLDGLVSGVVARGTLRASTEIAPADVFVIAVPTPFKDDHEPNIGYVLRAATTIAAVLKAGDTIILESTSPVGTTEQVRDHLAALRPDLRMPGKATEQADVAIAYCPERVLPGRILVELIDNDRVIGGITPRCARKALGFYRRFVRGACVTTTARAAEMTKLAENAFRDVNIAFANELSIIAQGMDVDVWEVIRLANRHPRVNILSPGPGVGGHCIAVDPWFLVAADRDNTPLIRTAREVNDGKTDVTIARAADLIARIDGPVAVLGLAFKANIDDFRESPALKVATALTEQFGARIRIVEPFASELPLSLDARGATLIDVDTALETCETLIVLVDHDVFRSIPLVERAAKQVYDTRGIWLDQPVNQPAPTVVPLKFGT, encoded by the coding sequence ATGACTTCGGGCTCTGAACTGACGGTTGCCGTCCTCGGCCTCGGCTACATCGGCCTTCCCACGGCAGCGGTGATCGCACGAACGGGCGCGCAAGTGCTGGGCGTCGACGTGACGCCTTCGGTCGTCGATACGGTCAATTCGGGCCGCGTGCATATCGAGGAAGTCGACTTGGACGGGCTCGTGTCGGGTGTCGTCGCCCGCGGAACGTTGCGCGCCTCGACCGAGATCGCGCCGGCCGACGTCTTCGTCATCGCGGTGCCGACGCCGTTCAAGGACGATCACGAACCCAATATCGGCTATGTCTTGCGTGCCGCCACCACCATCGCCGCCGTACTGAAGGCGGGCGACACCATCATCCTCGAATCGACCTCCCCCGTCGGCACGACCGAGCAGGTGCGCGATCATCTCGCGGCGCTTCGCCCGGACCTGAGAATGCCGGGCAAGGCAACCGAACAGGCCGATGTCGCCATCGCCTATTGCCCCGAGCGCGTGCTGCCGGGCCGTATTCTGGTCGAGCTGATCGATAACGACCGGGTCATCGGCGGCATCACGCCGCGCTGTGCGCGCAAAGCGCTTGGCTTCTACCGCCGCTTCGTTCGCGGCGCCTGCGTCACGACGACCGCGCGCGCGGCGGAGATGACCAAGCTCGCCGAAAACGCCTTTCGCGACGTCAACATCGCGTTCGCCAACGAACTTTCGATCATCGCCCAAGGCATGGACGTCGACGTCTGGGAAGTCATCCGGCTCGCCAACCGCCATCCGCGCGTCAACATTTTGTCGCCGGGTCCGGGTGTCGGCGGGCATTGCATCGCGGTTGACCCCTGGTTCCTGGTCGCCGCTGACCGGGACAATACGCCGCTGATCCGCACTGCCCGCGAAGTGAACGACGGCAAGACCGACGTCACCATCGCTCGCGCCGCCGACCTGATCGCGCGAATCGACGGCCCGGTCGCGGTACTCGGCCTCGCCTTCAAGGCGAACATCGACGACTTCCGCGAAAGCCCGGCATTGAAGGTCGCCACGGCATTGACCGAGCAATTCGGTGCCCGCATCCGGATCGTCGAGCCGTTCGCGTCGGAATTGCCCCTCAGCCTGGACGCGCGCGGCGCGACCCTGATCGACGTCGATACGGCTCTGGAAACCTGCGAGACGCTGATCGTTCTGGTCGACCATGACGTCTTCCGCTCAATCCCGCTCGTCGAGCGCGCTGCAAAGCAGGTGTACGATACACGCGGCATCTGGCTCGATCAGCCTGTCAATCAACCGGCACCGACCGTCGTACCGCTTAAATTCGGGACTTGA